The sequence GAGCCCGAAGAGCCGGCCGATCCGCTGGCCGAGGGTCTCGTGGCCTACTATCCCTTCGATGAGGATGCCGGCGACGCTTCGGGCAACGGCAACGACGGGACGCTCCTGGGCGATGCTTTCATCCTGGACGGCGTCTTGGTCCTCGATGGCGACGATGACGCAGTCGATGTCCCCCGCATCGGTGGCGACGACGCGGTCGTCAGCGAGTGCAGCATCTCGATGTGGGTCTTCCCGACGGCGGATCTGAGCGGGATGCAGTTTGCCGGCGGCATGAACACCAACGGCTGGGTCGATGGCGCGGTGCACTTCAAGCTCAGCTACGGCATAGTCAACGCGGGGATCAACGGCCTGGATGGCGGCGATCTCCAGGGCACGACCGTCGTCATGCCGGCCGTGTGGAGTCACATGGTCCTGACCATCTCCGGGACTGAGGTGG comes from Anaerobaca lacustris and encodes:
- a CDS encoding LamG-like jellyroll fold domain-containing protein — translated: EPEEPADPLAEGLVAYYPFDEDAGDASGNGNDGTLLGDAFILDGVLVLDGDDDAVDVPRIGGDDAVVSECSISMWVFPTADLSGMQFAGGMNTNGWVDGAVHFKLSYGIVNAGINGLDGGDLQGTTVVMPAVWSHMVLTISGTEVALYLNGMLEDFRVLEAPLENLILGGATLGAWNNGGDIQREMPGLMD